A single window of Methylobacterium nodulans ORS 2060 DNA harbors:
- a CDS encoding osmoprotectant NAGGN system M42 family peptidase, which translates to MNKPFAAASAAIASAPMRIDVDYMLDFLKRLIEIPSPTGYTDQAVHFCGRELERLGVPFELTRRGAIRATLKGAGPGPARAMVSHLDTLGAMVKQLKDNGRLALVPIGTWSARFAEGARCTIFTDQGSYRGTILPLKASGHTFNEEVDTQPVDWTNVEMRVDAFSYRVEDLRRLGFNVGDFVAVDPNPEFSPRGYLNSRHLDDKAGVAVMIAAMKAMADAGRKPTVDTFMLFTIAEEIGVGASSVLHGDIAEMVTIDNGTVAPGQASRESGVTICMADSAGPFDYHLTRRLIELCEANDIRYERDAFRYYRSDSASALEAGNDLRTALICFGVDSSHGYERTHVNALRSLAELSCLYLQSDVLFGRDVKPLGPLAGFPRQESESADPASEMVEDTILPG; encoded by the coding sequence GTGAACAAGCCCTTCGCGGCCGCGTCCGCGGCGATCGCATCCGCGCCGATGCGGATCGACGTCGACTACATGCTCGACTTCCTCAAGCGCCTGATCGAGATCCCGTCCCCGACGGGCTACACCGATCAGGCGGTGCATTTCTGCGGGCGCGAGCTGGAGCGGCTCGGCGTGCCCTTCGAGCTGACGCGGCGCGGAGCCATCCGGGCGACCCTCAAGGGCGCCGGGCCGGGGCCGGCGCGGGCCATGGTCTCGCACCTCGACACGCTCGGGGCGATGGTCAAGCAGCTCAAGGACAACGGCCGTCTCGCGCTCGTGCCGATCGGGACCTGGTCGGCCCGCTTCGCGGAGGGCGCCCGCTGCACGATCTTCACCGATCAGGGCAGCTACCGCGGCACCATCCTGCCGCTGAAGGCCTCCGGCCATACCTTCAACGAGGAGGTCGATACCCAGCCGGTCGACTGGACCAACGTGGAGATGCGGGTCGACGCCTTCTCCTATCGGGTGGAGGACCTGCGCCGGCTCGGCTTCAACGTCGGCGATTTCGTCGCCGTGGATCCGAATCCGGAATTCTCGCCGCGCGGCTACCTCAATTCGCGCCATCTCGACGACAAGGCGGGCGTCGCCGTGATGATCGCGGCCATGAAGGCCATGGCGGATGCCGGCCGCAAGCCGACGGTCGATACCTTCATGCTGTTCACCATCGCCGAGGAGATCGGCGTCGGGGCATCCTCCGTGCTGCATGGGGACATCGCCGAGATGGTGACGATCGACAACGGCACCGTGGCGCCCGGCCAGGCGAGCCGCGAATCCGGCGTCACGATCTGCATGGCGGATTCGGCCGGCCCGTTCGACTATCACCTGACGCGCCGGCTGATCGAGCTCTGCGAGGCCAACGACATCCGCTACGAGCGGGACGCCTTCCGGTACTACCGCAGCGACAGTGCCTCGGCGCTGGAGGCCGGCAACGATCTGCGCACCGCGCTGATCTGCTTCGGCGTGGATTCCTCGCACGGCTACGAGCGCACGCATGTGAATGCCCTGCGCTCGCTCGCGGAGCTCTCCTGCCTGTACCTGCAGAGCGACGTTCTGTTCGGCCGCGACGTGAAGCCTCTCGGACCGCTCGCCGGCTTCCCGCGCCAGGAGAGCGAGAGCGCCGATCCGGCAAGCGAGATGGTCGAGGACACGATCCTCCCCGGCTGA